In Thamnophis elegans isolate rThaEle1 chromosome 4, rThaEle1.pri, whole genome shotgun sequence, the following proteins share a genomic window:
- the CTSB gene encoding cathepsin B — protein MWCSVVILGLFVVLTSARNVPYFHPLSPDLVNYINKLNTTWKAGHNFANADMSYVKTLCGTFLHGPKLPERFEFAGDLVLPQSFDSRQQWSNCPTIREIRDQGSCGSCWAFGAVEAMSDRVCVHTNGKVNVEISAEDLLSCCGFECGMGCNGGYPSGAWKYWTEKGLVSGGLYDSHVGCRPYSIPPCEHHTNGTRPPCTGEGGDTPECVKTCEAGYSPSYKQDKHYGVTSYSVPGNEKEIMAEIYKNGPVEGAFTVYSDFLMYKSGVYQHVSGEPVGGHAIRILGWGVDNGTPYWLIANSWNTDWGENGYFRILRGEDHCGIESEVVAGIPRTSQYWKQL, from the exons ATGTGGTGCTCTGTGGTAATTCTTGGTCTGTTTGTGGTCCTCACAAGTGCCCGTAATGTTCCATACTTCCATCCTCTTTCTCCTGACTTAGTGAACTATATCAATAAGCTCAATACCACATGGAAG gctggaCACAACTTTGCCAATGCTGACATGAGTTATGTGAAGACGTTGTGTGGCACCTTCTTGCATGGCCCCAAACTGCCAGAGAG GTTTGAATTTGCTGGTGATTTGGTCTTGCCACAAAGCTTTGACTCAAGGCAACAATGGTCAAACTGCCCAACCATTCGtgaaatcagagaccaaggctcTTGCGGTTCCTGCTGG GCTTTTGGTGCAGTTGAAGCCATGTCAGACCGGGTTTGTGTCCATACTAATGGCAAAGTGAATGTggaaatttctgctgaagatCTGCTCTCTTGCTGCGGGTTTGAATGTGGAATGGG TTGTAATGGAGGTTATCCTTCAGGAGCATGGAAATACTGGACCGAAAAGGGCTTGGTGTCTGGTGGCCTTTACGACTCACATGTTG GCTGTAGACCATACTCTATTCCACCCTGTGAGCATCACACCAATGGGACTCGGCCCCCATGCACCGGAGAAGGTGGTGACACCCCTGAATGCGTCAAAACATGTGAAGCTGGTTATTCTCCTTCATACAAGCAAGACAAGCATTATG GAGTGACTTCCTATAGCGTGCCTGGCAATGAGAAAGAAATAATGGCTGAGATTTACAAAAATGGACCAGTGGAGGGAGCCTTTACTGTTTATTCTGACTTCCTCATGTACAAATCAG GTGTCTATCAGCATGTTTCTGGTGAACCAGTTGGTGGCCATGCAATCCGAATTCTTGGCTGGGGTGTTGACAATGGCACACCTTACTGGTTGATAGCTAATTCCTGGAACACAGACTGGGGTGAAAATG GCTATTTCCGAATCCTCCGTGGGGAAGATCACTGTGGAATTGAGTCCGAGGTTGTAGCTGGAATCCCTCGCACAAGCCAGTACTGGAAGCAGCTGTAA